ATCCGAGGATCCTGTCGATCTGCTTCGCCGTCCTGTTCTGGGTGGCGGGGTTCGACGTCCTGTACGCGCTGCAGGACATCGAGTTCGACCGCCGCGAGGGGCTCCATTCCATCCCCCGGAGCCTGGGAGTGGGCCCGTCCCTTTGGGTGGCGCGGACGTTCCACTTGGCGATGGCGGCGCTCCTCCTGCTGGGGTATCATCTGTTCGATATGGGCGGCTGGTACCTGGCCGGGCTGGCCCTGTGCTCCGGCGTGCTGGCGTACGAGCACGCGATCGTCCGGGCGGACGACCTCTCGCGGCTGAACGTGGCGTTCTTCAACCTCAACGGGGTCGTGAGCATCGCGTTTTGCCTGTTCACCTACATAGACCTCCTTCTCCGGGGCCGCCCTTGAGGGTCCTTCTCGCGATTTCGGGGGCCAGCGGCGCCGTCTACGGCATCCGTTGCGCATCGCTGCTGCTCGCCCGGGACGTCGACCTGCATGTGCTGGTGACCCCCACCGCGTGGGGGATTCTCGCCTCCGAGGTCGGAAACGGGAAGGCGCCCGCCTCCCTCGCGGCGAGGGAACGGTGGCTCGCCCGCCGGATTTCCGCCGCCCGCCCGTTCCGCCTGTACGCGGACGATGATTTCCGGATACCGTTCGCCTCCGGGTCGAACCCTCCCGACGCGATGATCGTCGCCCCCTG
The window above is part of the Deltaproteobacteria bacterium genome. Proteins encoded here:
- a CDS encoding UbiX family flavin prenyltransferase, whose protein sequence is MPVHLHRPPSPGPPLRVLLAISGASGAVYGIRCASLLLARDVDLHVLVTPTAWGILASEVGNGKAPASLAARERWLARRISAARPFRLYADDDFRIPFASGSNPPDAMIVAPCSMGTLARIANGISSSVLTRCADVVLKERKPLVLVARETPLSVIHLENMLRLARAGADILPACPGFYHRPARVSELVDFVASRALSRVGIEAGVLPRWGEGR